The Paenibacillus sp. MBLB1832 genome has a window encoding:
- a CDS encoding ankyrin repeat domain-containing protein, which yields MVYIVIISENDPLAVTLLEVICTGDIPGLQKLLTENSGLATARIIGSDMRNGNVSRTLLHVATDWPGHLPNGALTIATLVKAGAEVNARIVGPHVETPLHWAASSDDIEVLDALLDAGADMEASGAVIAGGTPLDDAVAFGQWRAAHRLVERGASFALWHAAALGLLDDMEAHFTGTTLTQRYPWGAGHYPPPDEVTVAFWCACHGGQRHSAEYLLERGAELNWISVWDGLTPLDAAKRSATGDLVQWLHNRGAKSVKELHR from the coding sequence ATGGTTTACATTGTGATCATTTCAGAAAACGACCCTCTCGCGGTCACCTTGCTTGAGGTAATCTGCACCGGCGATATCCCGGGATTGCAGAAGCTGCTCACCGAGAATTCAGGACTAGCTACGGCGAGAATTATCGGAAGCGATATGCGCAACGGTAACGTATCGCGTACGCTATTACATGTGGCTACCGATTGGCCCGGCCATTTGCCAAACGGTGCGTTGACGATAGCCACATTGGTCAAAGCTGGCGCTGAGGTGAACGCTCGAATCGTCGGCCCTCATGTCGAGACACCTCTTCATTGGGCCGCGAGCAGCGATGATATCGAGGTGCTTGATGCGCTTCTCGATGCCGGCGCTGATATGGAGGCGTCGGGTGCGGTCATCGCAGGGGGAACGCCGCTGGACGACGCAGTGGCGTTTGGGCAGTGGAGGGCTGCACATCGTCTGGTTGAGCGCGGCGCAAGCTTCGCTCTCTGGCATGCGGCCGCGCTCGGACTGTTGGATGACATGGAAGCCCACTTTACCGGGACCACACTTACACAGCGATATCCGTGGGGAGCCGGGCACTATCCACCACCAGATGAAGTTACCGTCGCCTTCTGGTGCGCTTGCCACGGCGGACAGCGGCACTCTGCCGAGTATTTGCTCGAACGAGGGGCCGAACTGAATTGGATTTCCGTGTGGGACGGATTGACCCCTTTGGATGCAGCAAAACGAAGCGCTACCGGCGATTTGGTTCAATGGTTGCACAACCGGGGCGCTAAATCCGTCAAAGAACTACATCGTTAA
- the cysD gene encoding sulfate adenylyltransferase subunit CysD, protein MEKQLLDSIDEMTHLDQLEAEAIYIIREVAAECENPVMLYSIGKDSSVMLHLALKAFYPEKPPFPFMHIDTTWKFKEMIEFRDRKAKEFGIKMIVHSNQEGIDQGINPFDHGSAYTDIMKTQALKQGLDKYGFTAAFGGGRRDEEKSRAKERIFSFRNKNHAWDPKNQRPEMWKLFNTRINKGESIRVFPISNWTEKDIWQYIRRENIDIVPLYFAKERPVIERDGHLILVDDNRMKLEPHEKLEMKKMRFRTLGCYPLTGGAESEADTLDTIIEETLGAVSSERTTRVIDQEAAGSMERRKREGYF, encoded by the coding sequence ATGGAAAAACAATTGCTTGATTCCATAGATGAAATGACGCATCTGGATCAACTCGAGGCTGAAGCGATTTATATTATTCGAGAAGTAGCGGCGGAATGTGAAAATCCCGTGATGCTGTATTCGATCGGTAAGGATAGTTCCGTGATGCTGCATTTGGCGCTGAAAGCTTTCTATCCGGAGAAGCCGCCATTTCCTTTCATGCATATTGATACCACGTGGAAGTTTAAAGAAATGATTGAATTCCGCGACCGCAAGGCGAAAGAGTTTGGGATCAAGATGATTGTGCATTCCAATCAGGAAGGTATTGATCAAGGGATTAACCCGTTCGATCATGGCTCCGCCTATACGGATATTATGAAGACGCAAGCCTTGAAACAAGGATTGGATAAATACGGATTTACAGCTGCGTTCGGCGGCGGAAGACGTGATGAGGAGAAGTCGCGTGCGAAGGAGCGGATTTTCTCGTTCCGGAATAAGAATCATGCCTGGGACCCGAAGAATCAACGGCCAGAAATGTGGAAACTTTTTAACACAAGAATTAATAAAGGTGAAAGCATCCGCGTGTTCCCGATATCCAACTGGACGGAAAAAGATATCTGGCAATACATTCGCCGAGAAAATATTGATATTGTGCCGCTCTATTTTGCCAAAGAGAGACCTGTCATCGAACGTGACGGACATCTCATCTTGGTGGATGATAATCGTATGAAGCTTGAGCCGCATGAGAAACTTGAAATGAAGAAGATGCGCTTCCGCACATTAGGCTGCTATCCGCTTACTGGTGGTGCTGAGTCAGAGGCCGATACACTTGATACCATTATTGAAGAAACTTTAGGTGCGGTGTCATCCGAGCGTACAACTCGCGTCATTGACCAAGAAGCGGCGGGAAGCATGGAAAGACGTAAACGGGAGGGTTATTTCTAA
- a CDS encoding GTP-binding protein: MKSLLKFITCGSVDDGKSTLIGHMLYEAKLLFADQERALELDSRLGSRGGKIDYSLLLDGLLAEREQGITIDVAYRYFTTDHRSFIVADTPGHEEYTRNMAVGASFADLAIILTDAKKGVITQTKRHTRICALMGIKHLVLAVNKMDLVGFDPKVFNAIKQEFLQLTAEFHFESIQVIPVSATEGDNITKKSPNTPWYEGLALLPYLENVDVHQNDNAKPFMMPIQRVCRPDHTFRGFQGQIEGGRIAVGDELTTLPSHEKAKVKRILVGDQDRDYAYAGQPVTIQLDREVDVSRGCVFTKDSEIQEADSFSATILWMDDSVLTPGKNYLVKVGTKVLPGTVTSIKHKIEINTGKTVPTDHIVKNELATCEFSLSDKIVIDSFEQNKSIGGFILIDRVTNMTSACGVIEQTLQSSDTVVGLDTEITREVRAQQKGQNPLTLWFTGSVTDQLALAKEVEKRLVSTGHHTMLLKNGQPEVAKLMNDAGLIALVTQDALLEIGNEVARDIIGQEFVEVYVGSANTNTTPGKSEIVIDLSKSSLEEAANDVVKRIIKYLINESSRGQFLNF; encoded by the coding sequence ATGAAAAGTCTGCTTAAATTTATCACTTGCGGAAGTGTGGACGACGGAAAATCCACCCTGATTGGACATATGCTTTATGAGGCAAAGCTTTTGTTCGCCGACCAAGAAAGAGCGTTAGAACTGGACAGCAGACTTGGCAGCCGCGGCGGCAAAATTGACTACTCCTTATTGCTTGACGGGCTGCTGGCCGAGCGTGAGCAAGGGATTACGATAGATGTGGCTTATCGATATTTTACGACAGACCACCGTTCTTTCATCGTTGCGGATACGCCTGGACACGAAGAATATACCCGCAACATGGCCGTTGGTGCATCTTTTGCGGATCTAGCTATCATTCTTACGGACGCGAAAAAAGGGGTTATTACCCAAACCAAGCGTCACACTCGGATTTGTGCACTGATGGGCATTAAACATCTTGTTTTAGCCGTGAATAAAATGGATTTAGTCGGTTTTGATCCTAAGGTATTTAATGCAATCAAACAAGAATTTTTGCAATTGACGGCTGAGTTCCACTTTGAAAGCATTCAGGTAATCCCTGTCTCTGCCACAGAAGGGGATAACATCACGAAAAAATCGCCAAACACTCCTTGGTACGAAGGCCTAGCTTTGCTGCCGTATTTGGAGAATGTCGACGTTCATCAGAACGACAATGCGAAGCCATTTATGATGCCAATTCAGCGTGTATGCCGTCCGGACCATACGTTCCGCGGCTTCCAAGGGCAGATCGAGGGAGGGCGTATCGCGGTTGGCGATGAGCTGACAACGCTGCCTAGTCATGAGAAGGCGAAAGTGAAACGGATTCTCGTGGGTGACCAAGATCGGGATTACGCCTATGCGGGGCAGCCTGTAACGATTCAATTGGATCGGGAAGTCGACGTTTCGCGGGGCTGTGTATTCACGAAGGATAGTGAGATTCAAGAAGCGGACAGCTTTAGCGCAACAATCCTTTGGATGGACGATTCCGTGCTGACGCCTGGTAAAAACTATCTGGTCAAAGTAGGTACGAAAGTACTGCCAGGTACTGTAACGTCTATTAAACATAAAATCGAAATTAATACGGGTAAAACGGTTCCAACCGATCATATTGTCAAAAATGAATTGGCGACATGTGAGTTTTCATTATCGGATAAAATCGTTATTGATTCTTTTGAACAAAATAAAAGCATCGGCGGCTTCATTCTGATCGATCGTGTCACCAATATGACATCCGCATGCGGAGTGATCGAGCAAACCCTTCAAAGCTCCGACACGGTTGTAGGGCTAGACACAGAAATCACGAGAGAAGTTCGGGCTCAGCAAAAAGGTCAAAATCCTTTGACCCTTTGGTTCACAGGTTCGGTTACAGATCAACTGGCCCTTGCGAAGGAAGTCGAGAAACGTTTGGTATCGACAGGCCACCATACGATGTTACTCAAGAATGGCCAGCCGGAAGTTGCCAAATTGATGAACGATGCGGGACTTATTGCATTGGTAACGCAGGATGCTTTGCTCGAGATTGGCAATGAAGTCGCGCGCGACATCATCGGTCAAGAATTTGTTGAAGTTTATGTAGGCAGCGCGAACACCAATACTACACCTGGGAAGTCGGAAATCGTCATCGATTTAAGCAAATCTTCCCTTGAAGAAGCTGCCAATGATGTAGTGAAACGCATTATTAAATATTTAATTAATGAGAGTAGTCGCGGACAGTTCCTTAATTTTTAA
- a CDS encoding InlB B-repeat-containing protein, translating to MRKSWRRGLPLILLTLLVFGGILGLLIPGSTSKVLAAGENEWVECAGELGFCDFMGTKELRFGAEGSYVYGIYTDGVSCTNDLMGDPAPLTQKQCYTRNLNFAGGTGSEENPLLIANAEQLDAVRDYMKWSFHFKLIADIDLGITPYSDGEGWVPIGWGEDHFYGKLDGNGHSITGLKINRPEESFVGLFGLLGEGGQVTNLRLEDVNVTGSSNVGGLVGLNSYGSISNSYVTGVVHGISNEIGGLVGYNDGSISNAYATTAVSGNYEIGGLVGVNSNGTISNSYATGHVSGNETTGGLVGANSNLQSVSFSYYDIQETGQSDEGKGLGRSTVDMKLRYTYSEWDFGSEWYYSSVWYMLPNQYPQLWASTSLSQGTTPGTTKLNNVAEGMEYSTDYETFIPIHGSTVDNILAKEEDRIIVRYVTGNDTSSTYLSVSHTDIRSVAFAGGDGTEQNPYQIATADQLNEVRYHLNAHYKLIAHIDLSSYYYWKPIGKEEGKFQGHIDGNGYRISNLRVNEEGDYLGLFAYIGRHGVVTNMQLASVDVSGFSNVGGLAGQNEGAISNSYATGIVGGYHENVGGLVGANVGGNISGSYTAGQVEGYGTNVGGLAGLNHSASITNSYSTASVRGRTVVGGLVGQNEEYATITTSYALGSVDTNEYEGSHGGLVGLNFSSTTSSYYISEFPEPDYGSGAGKLSAHLKLLSTYDSSWDFENIWDFDSSQNNGYPILRSFYVKLTYDGNGNTEGNVPASHFYLDGESVSVANNGLNLVRTGFTFAGWNTSSDGSGTSYAVGDTVQITADTTLYAKWTQIKYIVTFDSNGGELVSKLNIDYGLKITPVPTAPKKENFIFDAWYKDSDRTMLWNFATDAVLGDTTLYANWTPVYVVTFDTNGGTDVAQLSVNYGSTITTAPNAPMKEHYIFDSWYKDSNRTIPWTFGTDTGSDTVLGTTTLYANWSPAPYVVTFDTNGGTDVEQVSVNYGSTITTAPTAPMKEHYIFDSWYKDSNRTIPWTFGTDTGSDTVLGTTTLYANWTPAPYVVTFDTNGGTDVEQVSVNYGSTITTAPTAPMKEHYIFDSWYKDSNRTIPWTFGTDTGSDTVLGTTTLYANWTPAPYVVTFDTNGGTDVAQLSVNYGSTITTAPTAPTKEHYIFDSWYKDSNRTIPWTFGTDTGSDTVLGTTTLYANWTPVNYNVYFETSEGSNVPKVTTSYGSTIAVPDPAPTKANYTFAGWYKDSDRTLPWTFVSDTVLEDITLYAKWTQNNYAVTFETDGGSAITVLNAVYGATITAPDPDPTKANHTFAGWYKDSNRTTLWDFTTDTVLANTTLYAKWTSNSYAVSFESNGGSAVSNVPAAFGKTITAPPDPTKPNYTFAGWYKQDALSKLWHFDTDTVLANTTLYAKWLSTSATLTSSIGYVNTNGTVTNITYGTTLEELKSAIMVSSQATYTIYEADGITEATTLTSGCIIRITAEDGVTNASYIVSVNEPPNSNALLSGLTVESEQLSTMVLTHTVNVSNSVSNLQLLFTQADPTQTISVTGAVYSSVTNNVYSYLVSDLQVGVNPIRITVTAQDGSSTNTYQINVIRESVNMPELIDLNQDHQLDILDVIMTIYTSPVTLTKEDVEALLRQIPPMLR from the coding sequence GTGAGGAAGTCATGGAGAAGAGGATTACCCCTTATCCTTTTAACGCTGTTGGTATTCGGGGGGATACTGGGCCTTTTGATCCCTGGGAGCACGAGCAAGGTGTTGGCCGCGGGCGAGAACGAATGGGTGGAATGTGCGGGGGAATTAGGATTTTGTGATTTTATGGGGACGAAGGAATTGCGTTTTGGAGCTGAAGGAAGCTATGTTTATGGAATTTATACGGATGGTGTTTCCTGTACAAATGATTTAATGGGGGACCCTGCTCCCTTAACTCAAAAGCAGTGTTACACTCGTAATTTGAATTTCGCTGGAGGGACTGGTAGTGAGGAGAATCCATTATTAATTGCTAACGCGGAACAGCTCGATGCTGTAAGAGATTATATGAAATGGAGCTTTCATTTTAAACTCATTGCAGATATTGATTTGGGTATAACTCCTTATAGCGATGGAGAAGGCTGGGTGCCTATCGGATGGGGCGAAGATCATTTTTATGGAAAATTAGATGGTAATGGACACTCCATTACTGGTTTGAAAATCAATAGGCCAGAAGAGAGTTTTGTGGGGTTATTTGGTCTATTAGGAGAAGGTGGCCAAGTTACTAATTTAAGGCTGGAAGATGTAAACGTGACAGGATCATCGAATGTAGGTGGACTTGTTGGACTTAACAGCTATGGTTCAATTAGCAATAGTTACGTTACTGGGGTTGTACACGGAATATCGAATGAGATAGGCGGACTTGTTGGTTATAATGATGGGTCTATAAGCAATGCGTATGCCACTACGGCAGTTAGCGGTAATTATGAAATTGGTGGCTTGGTAGGCGTAAACTCGAATGGAACTATCAGTAACAGCTATGCTACAGGACATGTAAGCGGAAATGAAACGACAGGCGGTTTAGTGGGTGCTAATTCTAATTTGCAATCAGTTAGTTTCAGCTACTACGATATCCAAGAAACTGGGCAATCAGACGAGGGTAAAGGCTTAGGCCGTTCTACAGTAGATATGAAATTGCGATATACATATTCAGAGTGGGACTTCGGCTCCGAATGGTACTACAGCTCTGTGTGGTACATGCTTCCGAACCAATATCCGCAATTGTGGGCGTCGACGTCTTTGTCACAGGGCACAACCCCAGGAACTACGAAATTAAATAACGTGGCAGAAGGCATGGAATATTCGACAGATTATGAGACATTTATACCAATTCATGGGTCTACTGTCGATAACATATTGGCAAAAGAAGAAGATAGGATCATCGTGCGCTATGTAACAGGGAATGACACAAGTTCAACGTACCTGTCGGTTTCTCATACTGATATCAGGTCAGTAGCTTTCGCTGGTGGAGACGGTACGGAACAGAACCCATATCAGATCGCAACCGCGGATCAGCTTAATGAAGTCAGGTATCATTTGAACGCTCATTACAAGTTGATTGCTCATATTGATTTATCAAGTTATTACTACTGGAAGCCGATCGGTAAAGAAGAAGGAAAATTTCAAGGCCATATAGATGGCAATGGATATCGAATTTCGAACTTAAGGGTTAACGAGGAAGGCGATTATTTAGGATTGTTTGCTTACATAGGTAGACATGGTGTCGTTACGAACATGCAATTGGCATCAGTTGATGTTAGTGGTTTTTCTAATGTAGGAGGCTTAGCTGGACAGAATGAAGGGGCTATCAGCAACAGCTACGCCACAGGAATAGTAGGCGGTTATCATGAAAACGTTGGTGGTTTGGTTGGGGCAAATGTGGGTGGAAACATCAGTGGGAGCTACACTGCTGGGCAAGTAGAAGGCTATGGCACAAATGTAGGAGGCTTAGCAGGCCTTAACCACAGTGCAAGTATAACCAACAGCTACTCTACGGCAAGTGTACGTGGTCGTACGGTAGTAGGTGGTTTGGTTGGACAGAATGAGGAATACGCAACCATTACGACAAGTTACGCTTTGGGAAGTGTAGATACGAATGAGTATGAAGGCTCTCATGGTGGTTTAGTGGGATTGAACTTTAGTTCCACCACAAGTAGCTATTATATTAGTGAATTTCCTGAGCCAGATTATGGTAGTGGCGCTGGTAAATTATCAGCCCATCTGAAGTTACTGAGCACTTATGATTCAAGCTGGGATTTTGAAAATATATGGGATTTCGATTCATCGCAGAATAATGGATATCCGATTTTACGCTCGTTTTATGTTAAGTTAACCTATGACGGCAATGGGAATACGGAAGGTAATGTACCTGCTAGCCATTTTTATTTAGATGGTGAAAGTGTTAGTGTGGCCAACAATGGACTTAATCTAGTCCGAACTGGTTTCACTTTCGCAGGATGGAACACATCCTCTGACGGCAGTGGCACGAGTTATGCAGTCGGAGACACTGTTCAAATTACTGCTGATACTACGCTTTATGCGAAATGGACGCAGATCAAATACATTGTAACGTTTGATTCAAACGGAGGGGAATTGGTATCCAAACTAAACATAGATTACGGTTTGAAAATTACTCCAGTGCCAACTGCCCCGAAGAAAGAGAATTTTATCTTCGATGCTTGGTACAAAGATAGTGATCGAACCATGCTATGGAACTTTGCCACAGACGCTGTACTCGGAGATACAACGCTATATGCCAATTGGACGCCAGTATACGTTGTGACATTTGACACTAATGGAGGCACTGACGTAGCGCAATTAAGCGTGAACTACGGTTCAACGATCACTACTGCACCAAATGCACCAATGAAAGAGCACTACATTTTCGATAGTTGGTACAAGGATAGCAATAGAACCATACCGTGGACATTTGGAACCGACACAGGCTCTGACACAGTGCTTGGCACTACAACGCTCTACGCTAATTGGTCGCCAGCGCCATACGTTGTGACATTTGACACTAATGGAGGCACTGACGTAGAGCAAGTGAGCGTGAACTATGGTTCAACAATCACAACAGCACCAACTGCACCAATGAAAGAGCACTACATTTTCGATAGTTGGTACAAGGATAGCAATAGAACCATACCGTGGACATTTGGAACCGACACAGGCTCTGACACAGTGCTTGGCACTACAACGCTCTACGCTAATTGGACGCCAGCGCCATACGTTGTGACATTTGACACTAATGGAGGCACTGACGTAGAGCAAGTGAGCGTGAACTATGGTTCAACAATCACAACAGCACCAACTGCACCAATGAAAGAGCACTACATTTTCGATAGTTGGTACAAGGATAGCAATAGAACCATACCGTGGACATTTGGAACCGACACAGGCTCTGACACAGTGCTTGGAACAACAACGCTCTACGCCAATTGGACGCCAGCGCCATACGTTGTGACATTTGACACTAATGGAGGCACTGATGTAGCACAATTGAGCGTGAACTACGGTTCAACGATCACCACTGCACCAACTGCTCCGACGAAAGAGCATTACATTTTCGATAGTTGGTACAAGGATAGCAATAGAACCATACCGTGGACATTTGGAACCGACACAGGCTCTGACACAGTGCTTGGAACTACAACGCTCTACGCCAATTGGACGCCAGTAAACTACAATGTTTATTTCGAAACAAGCGAAGGAAGCAATGTACCGAAAGTGACCACCAGCTACGGTTCCACAATCGCAGTACCAGATCCAGCACCAACAAAGGCGAACTACACCTTCGCTGGCTGGTACAAGGATAGTGATCGAACCCTGCCGTGGACCTTTGTCTCTGACACAGTACTTGAAGACATAACACTCTACGCGAAATGGACGCAGAACAACTACGCGGTGACCTTCGAAACCGATGGAGGCAGCGCTATAACAGTATTGAACGCTGTTTACGGTGCCACGATCACAGCTCCAGATCCTGACCCAACGAAAGCAAACCACACTTTCGCTGGTTGGTACAAGGATAGCAATCGAACAACACTATGGGACTTTACAACCGACACCGTGCTCGCAAACACAACACTCTACGCCAAATGGACATCCAACAGCTACGCGGTATCCTTCGAATCCAACGGAGGCAGCGCAGTATCAAACGTCCCAGCAGCCTTTGGCAAAACCATCACAGCACCGCCTGATCCAACAAAGCCAAACTACACCTTCGCAGGCTGGTACAAGCAAGATGCACTGTCTAAACTATGGCACTTTGACACTGACACCGTACTCGCAAACACAACGCTCTACGCCAAATGGTTAAGCACATCAGCAACACTAACTTCCTCCATTGGCTATGTGAACACGAATGGAACAGTAACCAACATTACCTACGGAACAACATTGGAAGAGCTGAAGTCAGCGATCATGGTATCATCGCAAGCCACGTATACCATCTACGAAGCTGATGGCATCACGGAAGCCACCACGTTGACATCGGGCTGTATCATCCGTATAACCGCGGAGGATGGCGTCACTAACGCAAGTTACATCGTCAGCGTAAATGAGCCGCCGAACAGCAATGCGTTGCTGTCTGGCTTAACGGTAGAATCGGAGCAGCTTTCCACGATGGTTCTAACGCATACCGTCAATGTGTCCAACAGTGTTTCCAATCTGCAACTTCTCTTTACCCAAGCAGATCCAACACAAACGATTTCCGTGACTGGCGCGGTTTACAGCTCAGTTACGAACAATGTGTACAGCTATTTGGTATCTGACCTACAAGTAGGCGTGAATCCGATTCGGATTACGGTTACCGCGCAAGATGGTTCATCGACCAATACGTATCAAATCAACGTAATCCGTGAGTCGGTGAATATGCCTGAACTCATCGATCTCAACCAAGATCATCAGCTCGATATCCTGGATGTCATCATGACCATCTACACAAGTCCAGTCACATTAACCAAAGAAGACGTCGAAGCGCTGCTTCGACAGATACCACCTATGCTTAGATAG
- a CDS encoding M48 family metallopeptidase — translation MQIELDNHTITVHVQYGKGQKLSIHMGATGFITVKAPNQTSEQVIQSAVKKHGKVILDKLKAIEQAQAIPQTRDYQEEGKFLYLGKYYPLHELIETEGLTEEELKINLKKFYFSSLKKILSERIKIYQAQLKVKPKTIEVDESRTKWGCCTSDKKLSFNYRLAMAPMEVIDYVVIHELCHLSHMNHDRSFWRLLGSIMPDYKEKEAYLARYGQAMTL, via the coding sequence ATGCAAATCGAGCTAGATAACCATACCATCACCGTCCATGTGCAATACGGCAAAGGACAGAAGCTCTCCATCCATATGGGTGCGACAGGCTTCATCACCGTGAAAGCACCGAATCAGACCAGTGAGCAAGTCATTCAGAGTGCAGTGAAGAAGCACGGCAAAGTCATTTTAGACAAATTAAAAGCCATCGAACAAGCCCAAGCCATCCCCCAAACTAGAGACTACCAGGAAGAAGGGAAGTTTCTCTATCTTGGCAAATATTATCCACTTCATGAGCTCATCGAAACGGAGGGTCTGACCGAAGAGGAATTGAAAATCAACTTGAAGAAATTCTACTTTTCCAGCCTCAAGAAAATCCTTTCCGAACGCATCAAGATTTATCAGGCTCAACTCAAAGTCAAACCGAAAACCATTGAGGTCGACGAATCCAGAACCAAGTGGGGGTGCTGCACCTCGGATAAAAAGCTCTCTTTTAACTATCGGCTTGCCATGGCCCCTATGGAAGTAATTGATTATGTGGTCATCCACGAGCTGTGCCATCTGTCACATATGAATCATGATCGTTCGTTTTGGAGGCTACTAGGCAGCATCATGCCGGATTATAAAGAGAAGGAAGCCTATCTGGCGCGGTATGGACAAGCGATGACACTGTAA